Proteins co-encoded in one Cytobacillus sp. NJ13 genomic window:
- a CDS encoding sigma-70 family RNA polymerase sigma factor produces MESFEQLAAQYEPMIHQIMHSLNIYKNKEEFYQLGLITLWQAWKNHDAEKGTLLSYAYSMIKGKFMHELTRQNNQSQQYFYPKDEFWELIEAPSPFPSTDHTHELLKSCGLLSANQMKWLQYTLCDQMSVKEIAEKEQVTPSAVKNWRHGAREKLKNIMENNRFLKD; encoded by the coding sequence ATGGAGAGTTTTGAACAGTTAGCAGCACAATATGAGCCGATGATTCATCAAATCATGCATAGCCTGAACATTTATAAAAACAAAGAGGAATTCTACCAGCTGGGATTAATTACACTTTGGCAGGCGTGGAAAAATCATGACGCTGAAAAAGGGACCTTGCTTTCCTATGCCTACAGTATGATAAAAGGAAAATTCATGCACGAATTAACAAGACAAAATAATCAAAGTCAGCAATATTTTTATCCGAAAGATGAATTCTGGGAACTTATTGAAGCCCCCTCCCCATTCCCCTCCACAGATCATACACACGAGCTGCTAAAAAGTTGCGGACTATTATCTGCAAATCAAATGAAATGGCTGCAGTATACTTTATGTGATCAGATGTCTGTCAAGGAAATAGCTGAAAAAGAACAAGTCACTCCGTCAGCAGTCAAAAACTGGCGGCATGGTGCCCGTGAGAAGCTGAAAAATATAATGGAAAATAATCGCTTTTTAAAAGATTAA
- a CDS encoding FAD-dependent oxidoreductase encodes METNYETIVIGGGVVGSGIAYHLSERYKEGVLVLDKKYPMSGTSGSTQAWVWVHNKTPSWYAEFSMYSAELYPYLSKKIGDVEYKRTGGLSPFFNESDREKAQKLAESYRKIGIKIKVLSREEVLEKEPYMNPEVAGATYSSIDGNVNPFRLIDMYMRAAKRNGVRYSTYNRVTEIRQVNGKYLVVSDKGAFECKNLILAGGTWSREIGDMLGVKIPVNQLRGQILVSEPLKPFLNFTISGLRQANNGEVLMGYSMEEAGFNRATTLDVIQETANMAVRYVPGLRKAKIVRAFSGIRAMPEDGFPILGNVPGYENLYVAATHSGVTLSPLIGTLITELIMDGETSIPIDRYSLSRFG; translated from the coding sequence TTGGAAACAAATTATGAAACAATTGTTATTGGAGGGGGTGTAGTGGGCAGCGGAATTGCTTACCACCTTTCTGAACGATACAAAGAAGGCGTGCTTGTACTTGATAAAAAATACCCCATGTCAGGCACTTCCGGATCCACCCAGGCCTGGGTATGGGTACATAATAAAACGCCTTCCTGGTATGCGGAATTTAGTATGTATAGTGCGGAACTATATCCTTATCTGTCTAAAAAGATCGGAGACGTAGAATACAAGCGGACAGGGGGACTATCGCCTTTTTTCAATGAAAGTGATCGTGAAAAGGCACAGAAGCTCGCGGAATCTTATCGAAAAATCGGAATCAAAATCAAAGTCTTATCCAGGGAAGAAGTTCTCGAAAAAGAGCCCTATATGAATCCGGAAGTAGCCGGGGCTACCTACAGTTCCATTGATGGCAATGTCAATCCATTCCGCCTTATAGATATGTATATGAGAGCAGCTAAAAGAAATGGCGTCCGCTATTCTACTTATAATAGAGTTACTGAGATAAGGCAAGTGAACGGAAAATATTTAGTTGTATCAGATAAGGGTGCGTTTGAATGTAAAAACCTGATTCTTGCTGGCGGAACCTGGTCGAGAGAAATCGGTGACATGCTTGGCGTTAAGATTCCTGTTAATCAATTAAGAGGACAGATCCTGGTGTCTGAACCATTGAAGCCTTTCTTAAATTTTACAATCAGCGGATTAAGGCAGGCCAACAATGGTGAAGTTCTGATGGGGTATTCAATGGAAGAAGCTGGATTTAATCGGGCTACAACACTTGATGTGATTCAGGAAACAGCCAATATGGCAGTCCGGTATGTTCCTGGATTAAGAAAAGCCAAAATTGTCCGCGCCTTTTCCGGAATCCGGGCTATGCCAGAGGACGGTTTTCCGATACTTGGTAATGTACCAGGCTATGAAAACCTTTATGTAGCCGCCACCCATAGCGGAGTTACACTTTCTCCTTTAATTGGTACCCTTATAACAGAGTTAATAATGGATGGGGAAACTTCGATTCCGATCGACAGGTATTCTTTAAGCAGGTTTGGTTAG
- a CDS encoding ABC transporter ATP-binding protein: MSYLSLENVVKTFNKTEVVKKLSLDIQKGELVSFLGPSGCGKTTTLNMIAGFLEVDGGKIEVDGKPVHLLPPNKREMGMVFQNYALFPHMTVFDNVAYGLKLRKVPKNEINKRVLEALEMVRLAGYEKRYPKELSGGQQQRVSLARALVIKPKVLLLDEPLSNLDAKLRQEMREEIVDIQKQVGITTIFVTHDQEEALAISDRIAVMYEGRIEQVDDPASIYNHPKTDFVSQFIGEVNHIQGKVLETYENKKCKLHFFGNEQIVSVPSVKNSEVHFFIRPEKIQIALAESNERNEAFQTKVERKMFLGAKTRYILKVHDRHLIADISNTVLNPTEIKEGNSVYTYWNPEDLLPSRMAR; encoded by the coding sequence ATGAGTTACTTAAGCCTGGAAAACGTGGTCAAGACCTTTAATAAAACAGAAGTGGTTAAAAAGCTCAGCCTTGACATCCAAAAAGGGGAACTGGTCTCCTTTTTGGGGCCTTCGGGCTGCGGAAAAACGACGACTCTTAATATGATCGCCGGATTTCTGGAGGTGGATGGCGGGAAGATTGAGGTGGACGGCAAACCCGTTCACCTGCTTCCTCCCAATAAAAGAGAGATGGGCATGGTGTTCCAAAATTATGCTTTATTTCCTCACATGACAGTTTTTGATAATGTCGCCTATGGACTTAAGCTCCGTAAAGTGCCAAAAAATGAAATAAACAAAAGGGTGCTTGAAGCATTGGAGATGGTTCGTCTGGCTGGCTATGAAAAGCGCTATCCAAAGGAACTATCCGGAGGACAGCAGCAGCGGGTTTCATTGGCGAGGGCACTGGTCATTAAACCGAAGGTGCTTCTCCTTGATGAACCATTGAGCAATCTAGATGCCAAGCTGCGCCAGGAAATGCGCGAAGAAATTGTGGATATTCAAAAGCAGGTGGGGATTACAACAATATTTGTCACACATGACCAGGAGGAAGCTTTGGCTATATCGGACCGGATCGCGGTCATGTACGAGGGCCGGATTGAACAGGTAGATGATCCGGCATCCATATATAACCATCCAAAGACTGATTTCGTGTCTCAGTTCATAGGGGAAGTCAACCACATTCAGGGGAAAGTCCTGGAAACCTATGAGAATAAGAAATGCAAACTGCACTTTTTTGGGAATGAACAGATCGTTTCAGTCCCATCTGTGAAGAATTCCGAAGTTCACTTTTTCATACGGCCGGAAAAAATCCAAATCGCATTAGCCGAATCAAATGAAAGAAATGAGGCTTTTCAAACCAAGGTGGAAAGGAAAATGTTTCTCGGAGCCAAGACAAGATACATTCTGAAAGTACATGACCGGCATCTGATTGCAGATATTTCCAATACTGTATTAAATCCCACCGAAATTAAAGAAGGAAACAGTGTCTACACTTATTGGAACCCTGAAGACCTGCTGCCTTCCAGAATGGCGAGGTGA
- a CDS encoding YvrJ family protein, which yields MEQMVTLISELGFPIVVTFFLLNRIEAKLDVVVSSIQGLPDRLKE from the coding sequence ATGGAACAGATGGTTACATTGATCAGCGAACTCGGCTTCCCAATCGTTGTCACATTTTTTCTGCTGAACCGGATCGAAGCGAAACTTGATGTTGTGGTGTCTTCCATTCAGGGATTGCCGGATCGATTGAAGGAGTAG
- a CDS encoding (2Fe-2S)-binding protein, whose translation MHIEKHPVLGRQLHKPVTIYFNDQPYQAYTQQSVAAALMANGIKKLGVSRKLVQSRGLFCSRGRCCSCYMTIDGEDHVRSCLTEVEEGMRIYPNMDDPEVRREIDED comes from the coding sequence ATGCATATTGAGAAACATCCCGTTCTTGGCAGGCAGCTACACAAGCCTGTAACCATTTATTTCAATGACCAGCCATATCAGGCCTATACGCAGCAATCAGTCGCTGCCGCCTTAATGGCAAATGGAATTAAAAAATTGGGTGTCAGCCGAAAGCTGGTCCAATCCAGAGGGTTATTCTGCTCGCGCGGGAGATGCTGCAGCTGCTATATGACCATTGACGGTGAAGACCATGTACGGAGCTGTTTGACAGAGGTTGAAGAAGGCATGCGAATATACCCGAATATGGATGACCCCGAGGTAAGGAGGGAGATTGATGAAGACTGA
- a CDS encoding GntR family transcriptional regulator: MQIDKSLHIPLYRQVEQILEEKIISGQWEIGSQLPTEQELSDRFDVSTITVKRAVIELVNKGYLFRQRGKGTFVSGAAKEQDLNSIISLSGAEQEHPHEMLSFKYEKAGSEIAQKLRIDPEDEVIKIERLKIENNDPLALEYTYLPADKCQGLSPEMINNDLIFNILKNRFHIALKRAKVFIRPYILPDHQAKLLQVEAGTPVFEWERITYTKQEDIIEFSKFYIRSDKEVYYTEVQL, encoded by the coding sequence ATGCAGATAGATAAGAGTTTACATATACCTCTGTATAGACAAGTAGAGCAGATTCTGGAAGAGAAAATCATATCAGGGCAATGGGAGATTGGTAGCCAGCTGCCGACTGAGCAGGAGCTATCCGATCGTTTCGATGTAAGCACCATTACGGTTAAAAGAGCCGTGATTGAGCTTGTGAATAAAGGTTATCTCTTCAGACAGCGAGGAAAGGGAACCTTTGTTTCTGGAGCTGCCAAAGAGCAGGACCTTAATTCAATCATTTCGCTTTCCGGTGCGGAGCAAGAACATCCGCATGAAATGCTCAGCTTTAAATATGAAAAAGCAGGTTCTGAAATTGCCCAGAAGTTAAGAATTGATCCTGAGGATGAGGTTATAAAAATTGAAAGATTAAAAATAGAAAACAATGACCCTCTTGCACTGGAATATACCTATCTTCCGGCGGATAAATGTCAGGGACTTTCGCCTGAAATGATCAATAACGACTTAATTTTTAACATCTTAAAAAATAGATTCCATATAGCATTAAAACGGGCAAAGGTATTTATCAGGCCATATATTCTTCCTGATCATCAGGCAAAGCTGCTTCAAGTAGAAGCGGGAACTCCTGTTTTTGAGTGGGAGCGGATTACATATACAAAACAAGAAGACATCATTGAGTTCTCTAAATTCTATATCCGCAGTGACAAAGAGGTTTATTATACTGAGGTTCAATTGTAA
- a CDS encoding DUF1659 domain-containing protein, producing MAQAIITDSKLRLVFETGLNEQGKPIHKSKTYSSVKQSATADQLFSVGQAISGLCSYPLAEMNRNDSFEILG from the coding sequence ATGGCACAAGCAATTATCACTGATTCCAAACTTCGTCTAGTGTTTGAAACAGGCCTTAACGAGCAGGGCAAGCCGATCCACAAATCCAAAACCTACAGCAGCGTTAAGCAATCGGCAACAGCAGACCAGCTTTTCTCAGTGGGACAAGCGATCTCTGGACTATGCAGCTATCCACTAGCTGAAATGAATAGAAATGACAGCTTCGAAATCCTGGGCTAA
- a CDS encoding (2Fe-2S)-binding protein — protein sequence MNKLDKTTIICRCEEISCEEVEEVISNGGRTFDDVKRITRCGMGPCQAKICTSMVAEIIHQQTGLSPSEIPLPRMRMPLSPIKLETLATNSTSFSAVKSVLDEVELEEGKVR from the coding sequence GTGAATAAGTTGGATAAAACGACGATCATCTGCAGATGTGAAGAAATCAGCTGTGAAGAAGTAGAAGAAGTTATCAGCAATGGAGGAAGGACCTTTGATGATGTTAAGAGGATTACCCGCTGTGGAATGGGTCCTTGCCAGGCTAAAATCTGCACCAGCATGGTGGCAGAAATTATTCATCAGCAGACTGGGCTGTCACCTTCAGAGATTCCGCTGCCGAGGATGAGGATGCCGCTATCCCCCATTAAGCTTGAAACACTGGCAACGAACAGTACATCCTTTAGTGCCGTCAAATCTGTTCTTGATGAGGTGGAACTTGAAGAAGGGAAGGTGAGGTAA
- a CDS encoding DUF1904 family protein, with protein sequence MPHLFIRGISVNQTKEISAQLVEDLARLCDCGEDNFTLEVLNSTFVFDKKEVSAYPFIEVKWFDRGKAVQNQFAEIVSKHVESLGVPEVEVAFTAFLEADYYLNGKSFAD encoded by the coding sequence ATGCCGCATTTATTTATAAGGGGAATTTCAGTGAATCAGACTAAGGAAATCAGTGCCCAGCTGGTAGAAGACCTGGCTCGGCTTTGTGACTGCGGAGAAGATAACTTTACACTGGAAGTTTTGAATTCTACTTTTGTATTTGATAAAAAAGAAGTTTCAGCATATCCATTTATAGAAGTAAAGTGGTTTGACAGGGGCAAGGCAGTTCAAAACCAATTTGCCGAAATTGTTTCGAAACATGTTGAGTCGCTTGGAGTTCCGGAGGTAGAAGTCGCATTTACTGCTTTTTTAGAGGCTGATTATTATTTGAATGGGAAGAGTTTTGCGGATTAA
- a CDS encoding 5'-3' exonuclease H3TH domain-containing protein, whose translation MIELKAIMGDSSDNIPGVPGIGEKGAMGLMEVEPDYNTSL comes from the coding sequence ATCATTGAACTTAAAGCAATAATGGGAGATTCCTCTGATAATATTCCCGGGGTCCCAGGTATAGGAGAAAAAGGAGCTATGGGGTTAATGGAAGTGGAGCCAGATTATAATACAAGTTTATAG
- a CDS encoding ABC transporter substrate-binding protein, with product MSLKKKAYLIVLLCLLLVTAAGCSGQTGSSADEESGKSDGKTLVLAAYGGSYEQKMKEDLIPKFEKEHGVKVKYITGSSVDTLSKLQAQKDNPQIDVAFLDDGPQAQAKAFGLLAPMDEGVVTNLANVYDIAKDKDNVGVGFGIISTGLAYNKDVFEQNGWEPPTSWNDLADPKFKGKLVLPSIANTYGVHFLLMTAIANGGDEENIEPGFEKMKEIAQNAITFDKTADVSNYFLQGQTVASAWGSSRVFTLQDSGFPIEYVIPEEGAPALMATVSVVKDAPNEDLAQEFVNFVLDEEAQLLFANSLFDGPVNKNVKLEGDIVDKVAYGEDEIAKLIKVDWETVNAKRAEWTERANKEIEVAH from the coding sequence ATGAGTTTGAAAAAGAAAGCTTATTTAATTGTATTGCTTTGTTTATTGCTTGTCACGGCTGCAGGATGCAGCGGCCAAACAGGGAGTTCTGCAGATGAAGAATCAGGAAAAAGTGATGGAAAGACACTTGTCTTAGCGGCATATGGAGGAAGCTATGAACAAAAGATGAAGGAGGACTTGATCCCAAAGTTTGAGAAAGAGCATGGCGTAAAAGTGAAATATATTACTGGAAGCTCTGTTGATACCTTATCCAAGCTTCAAGCTCAAAAGGATAATCCTCAAATTGATGTAGCTTTCCTTGATGATGGTCCTCAAGCACAGGCAAAGGCGTTTGGATTGCTGGCGCCAATGGATGAGGGTGTTGTTACGAATCTGGCAAATGTCTATGATATTGCAAAAGACAAGGATAATGTCGGCGTTGGATTCGGGATCATTTCAACCGGCTTGGCTTATAACAAGGATGTCTTCGAACAGAATGGCTGGGAACCGCCGACATCCTGGAATGATTTGGCCGATCCAAAGTTTAAAGGAAAACTTGTACTGCCTTCCATTGCCAATACGTACGGAGTTCATTTTCTGCTTATGACTGCGATTGCCAATGGCGGAGATGAAGAAAACATTGAACCAGGTTTTGAAAAAATGAAGGAAATTGCCCAAAACGCGATCACTTTTGATAAAACAGCTGACGTATCAAACTACTTCCTGCAAGGGCAGACAGTCGCAAGTGCATGGGGAAGCAGCCGGGTATTTACCCTTCAGGATAGCGGATTCCCGATTGAGTATGTCATTCCCGAAGAAGGGGCTCCGGCCTTGATGGCTACCGTCAGCGTGGTGAAGGATGCTCCAAATGAGGATCTTGCACAGGAATTTGTCAATTTTGTTCTGGATGAAGAAGCTCAGCTTCTATTTGCCAACTCCTTGTTTGACGGTCCTGTTAATAAGAATGTGAAGCTTGAAGGTGATATTGTCGATAAAGTGGCTTATGGGGAAGACGAGATTGCCAAATTGATCAAAGTCGACTGGGAAACTGTAAATGCAAAACGGGCAGAGTGGACAGAACGGGCCAATAAAGAAATCGAAGTAGCCCATTAA
- a CDS encoding DUF2922 domain-containing protein → MAKSLEMTFLSELGKPTKLSIDNPIEPIDPAAVKAAMEQIIAANAFVGNGGDLITADSVRLVERNITDYELM, encoded by the coding sequence ATGGCTAAATCTTTAGAGATGACTTTTTTGTCAGAGCTGGGTAAACCAACGAAATTATCCATCGATAACCCCATCGAGCCGATTGATCCTGCAGCTGTGAAAGCAGCTATGGAACAAATCATTGCTGCCAATGCTTTTGTTGGCAATGGCGGTGACTTGATTACAGCGGATAGTGTCAGGCTTGTTGAGCGAAATATAACTGATTATGAATTAATGTAA
- a CDS encoding ABC transporter permease — translation MSRKLPKYFFNFVCLLVYIFLLAPIVVVLLSSLTTTEYIVFPPEGLTLRWYTELIEHPEFMQSFTLSIIVAFGTAIISTAIGTLASLAVVRRQFKGKTAIVQLVGSPLLIPSVVFGVALLQFYSWIGLAASPLALILGHIILTVPFVMRLVVASLVGFDRSIEQAALNLGAGPMKVFFQITLPIIKSGVIAGAIFAFITSFDDLTVALFIVSTDVVTLPVRIYTYMQYQYDPIITSVSSIMILFTVVLMLVIERVLGVGKVFSSKN, via the coding sequence ATGAGCAGGAAGCTGCCCAAGTATTTCTTTAACTTTGTTTGTTTACTGGTTTATATTTTCCTGCTGGCGCCAATCGTGGTTGTATTGCTTTCTTCCTTAACAACTACCGAATACATTGTATTCCCGCCAGAAGGCCTGACCCTCAGATGGTACACAGAATTAATTGAACATCCTGAATTTATGCAGTCCTTTACACTGAGTATTATTGTGGCGTTCGGTACCGCCATTATTTCCACTGCCATTGGGACGTTGGCTTCTCTTGCGGTCGTCCGGCGCCAATTTAAAGGGAAGACAGCGATTGTTCAATTAGTGGGTTCGCCTCTCTTGATCCCATCTGTTGTGTTTGGTGTGGCTCTCTTGCAGTTTTATTCATGGATTGGCTTAGCTGCGAGCCCGCTTGCATTAATTTTAGGTCACATCATCTTAACGGTTCCTTTTGTAATGCGCCTGGTTGTTGCAAGCCTTGTAGGTTTTGACCGTTCTATCGAACAAGCGGCCTTGAACCTTGGTGCAGGACCGATGAAAGTTTTCTTTCAAATCACTCTGCCGATCATTAAATCAGGCGTAATAGCCGGTGCCATTTTTGCCTTTATTACTTCATTTGATGATTTAACAGTCGCCTTATTCATTGTCAGCACCGACGTTGTGACACTGCCAGTGCGAATCTACACATACATGCAATATCAATATGATCCGATTATAACATCCGTATCAAGCATCATGATTCTTTTCACTGTTGTATTAATGCTCGTAATTGAAAGAGTGCTTGGTGTAGGGAAAGTATTTTCCTCGAAAAATTAA
- a CDS encoding NAD(P)/FAD-dependent oxidoreductase: MKTDVLIIGGGPAGLSAAIETASRGLDVTIVDEASQLGGQLNQQTQVLRPLPSVYEPMRGFELANKLIEQIKGFNVRLLLNHRVVGFYADGSAGITDEENVFPVKAKKIIVASGAAEKAVAFPKWTMPGIMTIGAAQTLINRDFVMPGKEAVIVGSSDFAMETAIQLMDVGIRVKAIIEKQSGALAKEQEKASELSKNGIPFYFNSFIKEARGNGQVEQIDIELPDEVITLSVDLVCMDGGRAPILDVFYQLGCSFGFQEELGGWVPQYNHTLQTGREDVYLAGNAAGISTQGPLLLTGMIAGISVSEELQAISPAEANEMREALWKELGLLEDKEVYSGRIKHLENFTSPLLKDQFIS, encoded by the coding sequence ATGAAGACTGATGTACTGATCATTGGAGGCGGTCCCGCAGGTCTTTCAGCAGCAATTGAGACAGCATCAAGGGGACTGGATGTAACGATTGTTGACGAAGCTTCCCAACTTGGCGGGCAGCTTAACCAGCAGACTCAAGTGCTGCGTCCGCTTCCTTCTGTATATGAACCCATGCGTGGCTTTGAATTGGCAAATAAACTAATCGAGCAGATTAAGGGTTTTAATGTAAGGCTGCTCCTGAATCACCGTGTGGTTGGATTTTACGCAGATGGAAGTGCCGGAATTACCGATGAAGAAAATGTATTCCCGGTAAAAGCAAAAAAGATTATTGTGGCTTCCGGCGCAGCTGAAAAGGCCGTCGCTTTTCCAAAATGGACAATGCCGGGGATCATGACAATCGGTGCTGCACAGACATTAATCAACCGTGATTTTGTGATGCCTGGGAAAGAAGCTGTTATTGTGGGCTCCAGTGATTTTGCTATGGAAACGGCAATACAGCTGATGGATGTGGGCATTCGGGTGAAAGCAATTATAGAAAAACAAAGTGGAGCTTTGGCAAAAGAACAGGAAAAAGCGAGTGAACTGTCAAAGAATGGAATTCCATTTTATTTTAATAGTTTTATAAAAGAAGCAAGAGGAAATGGGCAGGTGGAACAGATTGATATTGAGCTGCCAGATGAAGTGATTACCCTGAGTGTGGACCTCGTTTGTATGGATGGAGGCAGGGCGCCCATACTGGATGTTTTTTACCAGTTGGGCTGTTCCTTTGGATTTCAAGAGGAGCTGGGCGGCTGGGTTCCGCAATATAATCATACACTCCAAACCGGCAGGGAGGATGTATATTTAGCCGGGAATGCTGCTGGCATTAGCACGCAGGGTCCGTTGCTTCTAACAGGTATGATTGCTGGCATCAGTGTAAGTGAAGAACTGCAGGCAATCAGCCCGGCAGAGGCAAATGAGATGAGAGAGGCACTTTGGAAAGAACTCGGATTATTGGAGGACAAAGAAGTGTACAGCGGAAGAATCAAACATCTCGAGAACTTTACAAGCCCATTACTGAAAGATCAATTTATCTCCTAG
- a CDS encoding FAD-binding oxidoreductase: MKIAIIGSGIVGSSAAYHLSREGAEVVIIDKAHQGQATAAGAGIICPWISRANHKDWYTIAKRGALYYPSLIANLKQDEEADFGYGMVGALAVSSSSAELDEIEQSVRQKKAETPEVGEITRLTAAEARELYPPLREDLQAVHVTGAARLDGRLLRDAMLNGAKKHGAAKIEGEADLVFQNNKVTGVIVNGDVIAADAVIVTAGAWAKDLLAPLGIDLKIEPQRGQIAHLEIDSMDTSSWPVVLPQSSHYLVAFDHSKVVAGATRETGSGFDYRLTAAGVKEVLDEALAVAPGLAESTLKEVRIGFRPAGPDILPLLGTVPAAEGLVIATGLGASGLTMGPYVGTLAADLALKREMEIDLSPYDPLRKGLEAEIK, encoded by the coding sequence ATGAAGATAGCTATCATAGGCTCGGGAATTGTCGGTTCAAGTGCAGCCTATCATCTCTCCAGAGAAGGTGCAGAGGTAGTTATTATTGATAAGGCACATCAGGGACAGGCAACGGCAGCAGGAGCAGGAATCATTTGCCCGTGGATTTCCAGAGCAAATCACAAAGACTGGTACACCATTGCAAAACGAGGCGCTCTTTACTATCCATCTTTAATAGCGAACCTTAAACAAGATGAAGAAGCGGATTTTGGATATGGAATGGTAGGAGCTCTGGCAGTCAGCAGCAGTTCTGCTGAGCTGGATGAGATCGAGCAAAGTGTTCGGCAAAAAAAAGCTGAAACCCCTGAGGTTGGGGAGATTACGAGATTAACAGCAGCGGAAGCCCGGGAACTTTATCCGCCGCTCCGTGAGGATCTGCAGGCTGTCCATGTTACGGGTGCAGCCAGGCTGGATGGCAGGCTGTTAAGAGACGCCATGCTAAATGGTGCAAAAAAACATGGTGCAGCAAAAATTGAAGGTGAAGCTGACCTTGTATTTCAAAATAATAAGGTTACAGGTGTAATAGTGAACGGGGACGTCATTGCTGCCGATGCAGTTATCGTTACTGCCGGTGCATGGGCTAAAGATTTACTTGCCCCGTTAGGCATTGATCTTAAAATCGAGCCTCAGCGCGGGCAAATTGCCCATCTGGAAATAGACAGTATGGACACCTCCAGCTGGCCGGTTGTCCTTCCCCAAAGCTCTCATTACTTAGTGGCTTTCGACCATTCTAAAGTGGTGGCTGGAGCTACCAGGGAAACGGGATCCGGGTTTGACTATAGACTAACGGCCGCAGGTGTGAAAGAAGTGCTGGATGAAGCATTAGCGGTGGCACCAGGATTAGCTGAAAGCACGCTAAAAGAAGTAAGGATTGGCTTCCGTCCGGCTGGCCCTGATATTTTGCCGCTGCTGGGCACGGTTCCTGCTGCAGAGGGGCTGGTTATCGCAACAGGACTAGGGGCATCAGGGCTTACGATGGGACCTTATGTGGGTACCTTGGCTGCAGATCTTGCTTTAAAAAGGGAGATGGAAATAGATCTATCACCTTATGATCCATTAAGAAAAGGCTTGGAAGCAGAAATAAAGTGA
- a CDS encoding ABC transporter permease, whose protein sequence is MQAGIGTEHDLLLQQKKKNLTKKRLDTWLLLLPTLGIFIFFFLLPLFFLFITSFKNFDASTGVGNEWTLQNYIKFMSDPFYLGVVWRTVKIALLTTLITIIISYPVAFQISRSKGRARNYLTLLVLSPLLISMVIRCYGWVILLSNNGVVNNTLLKLGWIDQPLTLLYTELSVVIGMVHVLFPYMVLSIMGSLEKIDPSVIRASQNLGASSFRTFFSILLPLTLPGVFAGSVMVFSLSVSSFVTPAILGGPQVKVMSYLTYEQVAVMLNWPYGGAIGFLLILIATITIIVYSKILARSEKGVAIQ, encoded by the coding sequence ATGCAAGCCGGAATCGGAACGGAACATGACTTATTGCTTCAGCAAAAGAAAAAGAATTTGACTAAAAAACGGCTTGATACGTGGCTGCTTTTACTTCCGACGCTGGGAATCTTCATATTCTTCTTTTTGCTGCCATTGTTTTTCTTATTTATTACAAGCTTTAAAAATTTTGATGCCAGCACGGGAGTGGGAAATGAGTGGACGCTCCAGAACTACATCAAGTTCATGTCAGATCCTTTTTACCTTGGAGTGGTCTGGCGCACTGTAAAAATCGCTCTTTTAACAACATTGATTACTATCATTATCTCTTACCCGGTAGCATTTCAGATTTCAAGATCAAAAGGAAGAGCCAGAAATTATTTAACCCTTCTGGTGCTTTCTCCGCTTCTGATCAGCATGGTTATACGCTGCTACGGCTGGGTGATTCTTTTATCCAACAATGGTGTAGTCAACAATACACTATTAAAGCTGGGCTGGATTGATCAGCCTTTAACCCTCTTATACACCGAATTGAGTGTGGTCATCGGGATGGTGCATGTTCTTTTCCCGTACATGGTGCTGAGCATCATGGGCTCACTCGAAAAAATAGACCCTTCTGTCATCAGAGCCTCGCAGAATCTTGGGGCCAGCTCCTTCAGAACTTTCTTTTCCATTTTGCTTCCGTTAACCTTGCCAGGTGTTTTCGCCGGTTCGGTTATGGTGTTTAGCTTAAGCGTCAGCTCTTTTGTTACACCTGCCATTCTTGGCGGTCCGCAGGTGAAGGTTATGTCCTATTTAACGTATGAACAGGTAGCTGTCATGCTGAACTGGCCGTATGGAGGCGCAATTGGCTTCCTGCTGATCCTGATTGCCACCATTACAATCATCGTATACAGCAAAATCCTTGCCAGGTCTGAGAAAGGAGTGGCCATACAATGA